In the Bacillus shivajii genome, one interval contains:
- a CDS encoding VOC family protein, which produces MQFTHTRLLVKDYETCFKFYKDTLGFEVDWGDENTNYAQFQTGGHLLAIFGRKMMADAVGKSDRPLEAQQMDRIVLIFRVDNVDESAYSLKKNGVSLDLEPVDRPDWGIRVAHFRDPDGNLIEINEPIPYTG; this is translated from the coding sequence ATGCAATTCACACATACACGTTTATTAGTAAAAGATTATGAGACTTGTTTTAAGTTTTATAAAGATACTTTAGGGTTTGAAGTCGATTGGGGGGACGAAAACACAAATTACGCTCAGTTTCAAACGGGTGGACATTTACTTGCGATTTTTGGTCGGAAAATGATGGCTGATGCAGTTGGAAAAAGCGATCGACCTCTAGAAGCACAACAAATGGATCGCATTGTCCTTATCTTTCGCGTAGACAATGTGGATGAATCAGCATACTCGTTGAAGAAGAATGGAGTTAGTCTTGATCTTGAGCCGGTTGATCGACCAGATTGGGGGATTCGTGTTGCTCACTTTAGAGACCCTGACGGGAACTTAATCGAGATAAATGAACCGATCCCATATACTGGTTAG
- a CDS encoding M20 family metallopeptidase, with the protein MTTTTTLKETIIENVENNKDKYLETSHAIHAKPEIGNEEYFACETLTALLENEGFTVEIGVAGHETSFVATYKSDKEGPNISFLAEYDALPGLGHACGHNIIGTTSVAAGIALSKAVRETGGTVTVLGTPAEEGGENGSAKGSFVKHGYLENVDAALMIHPYNKNTRTGNSLAVDPLDFEFRGQAAHAAASPEDGINALDGVIQLFNGVNALRQHVTDDVRIHGIITHGGDAPNIVPDYAKARFYIRAAERETCNEVTEKVKRIAEGAALSTGTTHRVIKIQNEVDNFKLNDRFDELFQKQWESLGEPFDPENTKGLGSTDAGNVSQVVPTIHPFLKIGPEDLVVHTDAFREAAKSEQGDHALIQGAKALALTGLELLTNHEALKEIQYEFRTKTKG; encoded by the coding sequence ATGACAACGACAACTACTTTAAAAGAGACCATTATCGAAAATGTAGAAAATAATAAAGATAAATATCTTGAAACAAGTCACGCGATTCATGCAAAACCTGAAATAGGCAATGAAGAGTACTTTGCTTGTGAAACATTAACCGCGTTACTAGAAAACGAAGGGTTTACTGTTGAAATAGGTGTTGCAGGTCATGAAACATCCTTTGTTGCAACATATAAATCTGATAAAGAAGGGCCGAACATTAGTTTTTTAGCAGAGTATGATGCATTGCCAGGCCTTGGTCATGCGTGTGGCCATAACATTATCGGTACAACAAGTGTTGCAGCAGGTATTGCACTGTCAAAGGCAGTTCGTGAAACGGGAGGGACCGTGACCGTTCTTGGAACACCTGCAGAAGAGGGTGGAGAAAACGGAAGTGCAAAAGGGAGCTTTGTAAAGCATGGGTACCTTGAGAACGTTGATGCAGCGTTAATGATTCATCCATACAACAAAAACACCCGTACAGGAAATTCATTAGCAGTTGACCCACTCGATTTTGAATTTCGCGGTCAAGCAGCCCATGCAGCCGCATCTCCTGAAGATGGAATCAATGCATTAGATGGTGTCATCCAATTGTTTAATGGTGTAAATGCATTGCGACAACACGTAACAGACGACGTTCGAATTCATGGGATCATTACGCACGGTGGGGATGCACCTAACATTGTTCCTGATTATGCAAAAGCACGTTTCTATATTCGAGCAGCTGAAAGAGAAACGTGTAATGAAGTGACAGAAAAAGTGAAGAGAATCGCTGAAGGTGCCGCACTTTCAACTGGAACAACGCATCGTGTTATCAAAATTCAAAACGAAGTCGATAACTTTAAGTTAAACGATCGCTTTGACGAGCTGTTTCAAAAGCAATGGGAGAGCTTAGGGGAGCCGTTTGATCCGGAGAACACGAAAGGTTTAGGATCAACGGATGCCGGTAACGTCAGTCAAGTAGTTCCGACGATTCATCCATTTTTGAAAATCGGACCAGAAGACCTCGTTGTTCATACAGATGCTTTTCGTGAAGCAGCAAAGTCCGAGCAAGGCGATCATGCTCTTATACAAGGAGCAAAAGCATTGGCTTTAACAGGGCTAGAGCTATTAACAAATCATGAAGCATTAAAGGAAATCCAATATGAGTTTCGTACGAAAACAAAAGGATAA
- a CDS encoding NUDIX hydrolase: MKVKVLAYITRRNREQLELLVHDHKDIPEAGIQVPGGTVEEGEKIEDALFREIEEESGLKRSKLHLQRKVGVFYYTHPEKQELHERHVFVLHIQGEHLQSWAHHVTGGGEDEGLVFKYRWEAVHSLPQLAGQQGDYLSLIRKYS; encoded by the coding sequence ATGAAAGTAAAAGTATTAGCATACATTACAAGACGCAACAGAGAACAGCTTGAGCTTCTCGTGCATGACCATAAAGACATACCAGAAGCAGGAATCCAAGTACCGGGCGGGACCGTCGAAGAAGGAGAAAAAATTGAAGATGCACTCTTTCGAGAAATTGAAGAAGAGTCAGGACTAAAACGGAGTAAGTTACATCTCCAAAGAAAAGTCGGCGTCTTCTACTACACTCACCCGGAAAAACAGGAATTACACGAACGCCATGTTTTTGTTTTACACATACAAGGAGAGCATTTACAAAGCTGGGCACATCACGTAACAGGTGGCGGTGAAGACGAAGGACTAGTATTCAAATATAGGTGGGAAGCCGTTCACTCCCTTCCACAATTAGCAGGACAGCAAGGAGATTACCTTTCCTTAATTAGGAAGTATTCATGA
- a CDS encoding HIT family protein yields the protein MEQCSLCHFYEYTGQKVVYENEYCLFLQMPQEVLIGSGLIIPKEHRQTVFDLTGAEWKATYDLLREVKRKLDEEYHPDGYNVGWNCEEVGGQSIPHAHMHVIPRYKDEPYAGKGIRYWLKSRENTRI from the coding sequence GTGGAACAATGTTCTTTGTGCCATTTTTATGAGTATACGGGGCAAAAAGTTGTGTACGAAAATGAGTATTGTTTATTTTTACAAATGCCACAAGAAGTGTTAATCGGTTCAGGACTCATTATCCCGAAAGAGCATCGTCAAACAGTCTTTGACTTAACGGGAGCAGAATGGAAAGCAACATACGATTTGCTCCGCGAAGTAAAAAGAAAACTAGATGAAGAATATCATCCTGACGGTTATAACGTTGGCTGGAATTGTGAAGAAGTAGGTGGTCAGTCGATTCCTCATGCTCATATGCATGTGATTCCTAGATATAAAGATGAGCCTTATGCTGGCAAAGGGATTCGGTATTGGTTAAAAAGTAGGGAGAATACACGAATCTAA
- a CDS encoding Hsp20/alpha crystallin family protein, which produces MSKKDPFVKKTINDGNTMDWENMQEKVEGVLGEDFWNDIMKVVPRRGPFIDFFETGSEGVIIVELPGLESQNHIQVNVSGNQLILVGHIPYPYPVPKEELKISERYYGNFKRAIHIPFSFNPDQIFAHFKNGLLVLKVPKVHQEKHVDITFDHE; this is translated from the coding sequence GTGAGTAAGAAAGATCCATTTGTGAAAAAAACGATTAATGATGGAAATACAATGGATTGGGAAAACATGCAAGAAAAAGTGGAAGGCGTGCTAGGGGAAGACTTTTGGAATGATATTATGAAGGTTGTCCCGAGACGAGGACCATTTATTGACTTTTTCGAAACGGGATCTGAAGGGGTCATTATTGTGGAACTTCCAGGGTTGGAGTCGCAAAATCACATACAAGTAAATGTCTCAGGAAATCAGTTAATTTTAGTTGGGCATATCCCTTATCCATATCCGGTCCCGAAAGAAGAATTAAAAATTAGTGAACGCTATTATGGGAATTTCAAAAGAGCTATTCATATACCATTTTCATTTAATCCAGATCAAATATTTGCTCATTTTAAAAATGGACTTTTAGTACTTAAAGTACCGAAAGTCCATCAAGAAAAGCATGTTGATATTACATTTGACCATGAGTAA
- a CDS encoding nitric oxide synthase oxygenase gives MTSLYEKAKVFITQCYKELGMEEREEQRLKEINEEIDETGTYQHTFDELSHGAKMAWRNSNKCIGRLFWDTLHVIDARDVTEADEVFDALHHHIKYATNNGKIRPTITIFPPRNKGHDPVRIWNHQLIRYAGYETEDGVIGDSWSTRFTQVCEQLGWEGEKTNYDFLPHVVQMNGGKPDWRKAPKEIILEVEIDHPENNAFKDLNVKWYGVPIISDMMLEIGGIEYPAAPFNGWYMGTEIGARNLADEDRYNMLPKVASVFGLDTRKNSWLWKDRALVELNRAVLHSFQQQGVSIVDHHTAAEQFRQFEKKEGEADRRLTGDWTWLIPPVSPAATHIFHKEYNDVMMTPNYFYQEKPYINEEP, from the coding sequence ATGACTAGCTTGTATGAGAAGGCAAAAGTGTTTATAACACAATGTTATAAAGAGTTAGGAATGGAAGAAAGGGAAGAACAACGCCTTAAAGAAATTAATGAAGAAATCGATGAGACTGGCACTTATCAACACACGTTTGATGAGTTATCTCATGGTGCCAAAATGGCGTGGAGAAATAGTAACAAATGCATTGGACGTCTCTTTTGGGATACCCTTCATGTCATTGATGCTAGAGATGTTACGGAGGCAGATGAGGTATTTGATGCATTGCACCATCATATTAAGTACGCGACAAACAATGGAAAAATTCGACCGACAATTACAATTTTTCCACCGAGGAATAAAGGGCATGACCCAGTTCGAATTTGGAACCATCAGCTTATCCGATATGCAGGCTATGAAACAGAGGATGGTGTCATCGGTGATTCATGGTCGACACGGTTTACTCAAGTTTGTGAACAGTTAGGGTGGGAAGGTGAAAAAACAAATTATGATTTTCTACCACATGTTGTCCAAATGAATGGCGGTAAACCCGATTGGAGGAAGGCTCCCAAAGAGATCATTCTCGAAGTTGAAATCGATCATCCTGAAAACAACGCCTTTAAAGATTTGAACGTAAAATGGTATGGGGTACCCATTATTTCAGACATGATGTTAGAAATTGGTGGGATTGAATACCCTGCTGCTCCTTTTAACGGTTGGTATATGGGAACAGAAATTGGCGCTAGAAACTTAGCTGATGAAGATCGGTACAATATGCTACCGAAAGTTGCGTCTGTTTTTGGTCTTGATACAAGAAAGAATTCGTGGCTATGGAAAGATCGAGCGCTTGTAGAGCTTAATCGAGCTGTTCTTCATTCGTTTCAACAGCAAGGAGTAAGCATCGTCGATCATCATACTGCGGCTGAACAATTCCGTCAGTTCGAGAAAAAAGAAGGAGAGGCAGATAGGAGACTGACCGGCGATTGGACGTGGCTTATTCCACCAGTTTCTCCAGCTGCCACACATATTTTTCATAAAGAATACAACGATGTGATGATGACACCAAACTATTTTTACCAAGAGAAACCTTATATTAATGAGGAACCTTAA
- a CDS encoding Hsp20/alpha crystallin family protein, whose amino-acid sequence MLFNLWKMFNPLQNGGFNPLQQKDQQGFDPTNLFGKNAQGMPFDPKMFEQSELINDYVENIIKNSLPYQNENREAETHENEESNEPFHTSASIPYKVFEMHDYMIVRISLPSESSVDDISLSIVHHRLIVRGHPFQEEITITLPEVPSQKRVAAKYKDHIIEVRLKKRRNETPNPIPIRFD is encoded by the coding sequence ATGTTATTTAATTTATGGAAGATGTTTAACCCTCTTCAAAACGGAGGGTTTAATCCTTTACAACAAAAAGATCAACAAGGTTTTGACCCAACGAATCTTTTTGGAAAAAATGCTCAAGGTATGCCTTTTGACCCTAAAATGTTTGAACAGAGCGAGTTAATCAATGACTATGTGGAAAATATTATAAAAAATTCACTCCCATATCAAAACGAAAACCGTGAAGCTGAAACACATGAGAACGAAGAATCAAACGAACCGTTTCATACATCTGCATCGATTCCATACAAAGTATTCGAAATGCATGATTACATGATTGTTCGAATTTCGCTTCCTTCAGAATCAAGTGTTGACGATATTAGCCTATCGATCGTTCATCATCGCTTAATCGTGAGAGGGCACCCTTTTCAAGAAGAAATTACGATTACATTACCTGAAGTTCCTAGTCAAAAAAGGGTTGCAGCGAAATATAAAGATCATATCATTGAAGTCCGCCTCAAAAAAAGACGAAACGAGACACCTAATCCAATTCCGATCCGTTTTGATTAG
- a CDS encoding MetQ/NlpA family ABC transporter substrate-binding protein, protein MKKLFTTLTSIFTLTILLTACGGDDDTITVGVNGSGIPMWEFVAEKAEAEGINLEIMEFADYVRPNMALADGEIDINAFQTVSYFDNFIEEHNLDLVPIGSTLIAPMGLYSEKYTSYEEIPEGAEIAVPQEETNQGRALLLLEAAGFIELVDDFNGVGGVENIVSNPHDIEIVEIVAAQTPRVLPDVDASVINNGVAVEAGFIPVQDAIFIEDHTTAEPYINIIATQAERADDEVLQTIVELYQQEDTADHIREVYNDSLIPVFVDLDVLKEY, encoded by the coding sequence ATGAAAAAATTATTTACAACATTAACGAGCATTTTTACATTAACGATTCTTTTAACTGCATGTGGCGGAGATGACGACACGATCACAGTTGGTGTGAACGGTTCAGGAATTCCAATGTGGGAATTTGTTGCTGAAAAAGCAGAAGCAGAGGGAATCAATCTTGAGATTATGGAGTTTGCTGATTATGTCCGTCCGAACATGGCTTTAGCAGATGGTGAAATAGACATTAATGCATTCCAAACAGTTTCATACTTTGATAACTTCATTGAAGAGCATAACCTTGATTTAGTACCAATCGGTTCAACATTAATTGCACCAATGGGCTTGTATTCAGAAAAGTATACTTCTTATGAAGAGATTCCTGAAGGTGCAGAAATAGCCGTTCCACAAGAAGAGACGAACCAAGGGCGTGCCCTTCTTTTGCTAGAGGCAGCAGGATTTATTGAATTAGTTGATGATTTTAACGGTGTTGGTGGCGTAGAGAATATCGTCTCTAACCCACATGACATCGAAATTGTAGAAATCGTTGCCGCTCAAACACCACGAGTATTGCCTGACGTTGATGCATCTGTGATCAACAACGGTGTAGCTGTTGAAGCAGGATTTATTCCTGTTCAAGATGCCATCTTTATTGAAGACCATACGACGGCTGAACCATACATTAATATCATCGCAACCCAAGCAGAGCGTGCCGATGATGAAGTACTACAAACGATCGTAGAGCTTTACCAGCAAGAAGACACAGCTGATCACATTCGTGAAGTTTATAATGACTCGTTAATTCCAGTGTTTGTTGATCTTGATGTATTAAAAGAATATTAA
- a CDS encoding methionine ABC transporter ATP-binding protein, with amino-acid sequence MITFDNVSKVFGDGEEGVAAVKDVSLQVNKGDIYGVIGFSGAGKSTLVRCVNLLERPTSGRVLVNEQDMMKLSAASLRDARKKIGMVFQHFNLCESKTVFNNVAIPLYLSKTPKEEVKQRVNELLEFVGLSDKASQYPDQLSGGQKQRVGIARALSTSPEVLLCDEATSALDPQTTDSILQLVKKVNRELNITVLMITHEMNVIREVCNKVAVMENGELIEEGSVFDVFSKPKARTTKNFVNSVMQDDIPKSILNMLDPQNQRKPLYRILFEGNLAGKPVLSQVARKFELDVNVLHGHITELQEQPFGNLIVQFDGADQNIEKAVEYIGENLIIKEVENHER; translated from the coding sequence ATGATTACATTTGATAATGTCAGTAAAGTTTTTGGAGATGGTGAAGAAGGGGTTGCAGCGGTAAAGGATGTATCGTTGCAAGTGAATAAAGGTGATATCTACGGTGTGATTGGTTTTAGTGGGGCTGGAAAAAGTACGCTTGTCCGGTGTGTAAACCTTCTAGAGCGACCAACTTCAGGAAGAGTTCTCGTCAATGAGCAGGATATGATGAAATTATCAGCTGCGTCACTGCGTGATGCTAGGAAAAAGATCGGAATGGTCTTCCAGCATTTTAACTTATGTGAGTCGAAAACAGTTTTTAATAATGTGGCCATTCCATTGTATTTATCAAAAACACCAAAAGAAGAAGTGAAACAGCGAGTAAATGAACTATTAGAATTCGTTGGGTTATCTGATAAGGCATCTCAATATCCAGATCAATTATCTGGTGGGCAAAAGCAGCGTGTAGGTATTGCCAGGGCGCTTTCGACTTCACCTGAAGTTTTACTATGTGATGAAGCAACATCAGCACTCGACCCGCAAACAACAGATTCCATTTTACAGCTTGTAAAAAAAGTGAATCGCGAGCTTAACATTACCGTCCTAATGATTACACACGAAATGAACGTGATTCGTGAAGTTTGTAATAAAGTAGCAGTCATGGAAAATGGAGAGCTGATCGAAGAAGGAAGCGTGTTCGATGTATTCTCAAAGCCAAAAGCCAGAACGACGAAAAACTTTGTGAATTCTGTTATGCAGGATGACATTCCGAAATCGATCTTAAATATGCTTGATCCGCAAAATCAGCGAAAGCCGCTATACAGAATTTTATTTGAAGGAAATTTAGCTGGAAAGCCTGTTTTATCTCAAGTGGCAAGAAAGTTTGAACTCGACGTGAATGTCCTGCACGGTCATATCACAGAATTGCAAGAACAACCATTTGGGAATTTAATTGTCCAGTTTGACGGAGCAGACCAGAATATAGAGAAAGCTGTTGAATACATCGGAGAGAACTTGATCATCAAGGAGGTAGAAAATCATGAACGTTGA
- a CDS encoding methionine ABC transporter permease has translation MNVEWSTFWVRVWDATLETLAMTGFSLLFAALIGLPVGIALVVTRDGGLFESPLFFRVTNTIVNIFRSVPFIILMVAIIPFTRFVVGTSIGTAAAVVPLVVFAAPFIARLVESSLLEVSPGIIEAAEAMGATPWQIIFRFMVPEALSSLVLNFTIATIGIIGASAMAGAVGGGGLGDLAIAYGYQRFMGDVMLVTVIILIVLVQGIQMFGNKLSQAIRRH, from the coding sequence ATGAACGTTGAGTGGAGTACATTTTGGGTTCGCGTTTGGGATGCGACTCTTGAAACATTGGCGATGACCGGTTTTTCCTTATTATTTGCAGCATTAATCGGTTTGCCAGTAGGAATTGCATTAGTTGTTACAAGAGACGGAGGCTTATTTGAAAGTCCATTATTTTTCCGCGTGACAAATACGATCGTAAATATTTTTAGATCAGTACCATTTATTATATTAATGGTTGCGATCATTCCATTTACGAGGTTTGTCGTTGGTACATCTATTGGAACAGCAGCGGCAGTCGTACCATTAGTCGTTTTTGCAGCACCATTTATTGCAAGACTCGTAGAGAGTAGTTTACTAGAAGTATCACCCGGAATCATTGAAGCAGCCGAGGCAATGGGGGCAACCCCATGGCAAATTATATTTCGATTTATGGTGCCAGAAGCATTAAGTTCACTTGTTTTGAACTTTACGATTGCAACGATTGGTATTATTGGAGCTTCAGCGATGGCAGGAGCCGTTGGAGGCGGTGGTCTTGGTGACTTAGCGATTGCCTACGGATACCAGCGCTTTATGGGAGATGTCATGTTAGTTACCGTTATTATATTAATTGTTTTAGTGCAAGGGATTCAAATGTTTGGTAATAAGCTATCACAAGCAATTCGCAGACATTAA
- a CDS encoding alpha/beta hydrolase, translating into MKHLFKEGKEGNRNTLLLLHGTGGNEEDLLPLHPMVDSDAAVLSVRGNVDENGMNRFFRRLAEGVFDKEDLIFRTKELHEFIDKAAKDYSFDRDHVIAVGYSNGANIAGSLLYHYENSLKGAVLLHPMVPRRDIELPNLEKTPVFIGAGSNDPICAPEETKELDQMLTSAGADVEVYWANQGHQLTRDEIDHAKAWYDKYIKGEEA; encoded by the coding sequence ATGAAACATCTTTTTAAAGAAGGAAAAGAAGGAAACAGAAATACATTGTTATTGTTACACGGAACAGGTGGTAATGAAGAGGATTTACTTCCTTTGCATCCAATGGTTGATTCTGATGCAGCCGTATTAAGTGTAAGAGGAAACGTTGATGAAAATGGTATGAACCGTTTTTTTCGTAGATTAGCTGAAGGTGTTTTTGACAAGGAAGATTTGATATTCCGTACAAAAGAGCTTCATGAGTTTATTGATAAGGCGGCAAAAGATTATAGTTTTGACCGTGATCATGTCATTGCTGTTGGCTATTCTAATGGCGCAAACATTGCTGGTAGTCTTCTTTATCATTATGAAAACAGCTTAAAAGGAGCTGTCCTCTTGCACCCAATGGTACCACGTCGTGATATTGAGTTACCGAACTTAGAAAAAACCCCCGTGTTTATTGGAGCAGGCTCAAATGATCCAATTTGTGCACCTGAAGAAACGAAAGAGCTTGATCAAATGTTAACAAGTGCTGGAGCTGATGTTGAAGTTTATTGGGCAAACCAAGGACACCAGTTGACACGCGATGAGATTGATCACGCTAAAGCTTGGTACGACAAGTATATAAAAGGGGAGGAAGCTTAA
- a CDS encoding helix-turn-helix domain-containing protein → MHIGNRLKKIRKLNRVSQLNLCKGIVSTSHYSNIESGRYVPSTDILESIAQRLQVPTSYLLNVHEHSPELDKLLAEYEELIESDLKEAKAFVEKQKKKFEYIPSIYQEAEYLLLKCLHDIKLLNLKEAEKSYEEIKFYIQEDELESYNHKLKFKYTYVSGLLIYEKRNYIESYHYFSKASMYTEDEGKRVKIIFNLGLICYYLYNLTKALEYVQSARTMYLEHHKWRETVECYILQGMILNEMQNYEEAEKVLQRGFNLAEEKKLDANKAKILHNLGNTCANNCEFEKSLNYYKSSIKIKKTSDPNNIFVTYYTLAKVYFNMSDFHSLKKLLLEVKEISTDEFELYRIKLIEAKMEYLLLNYDVYEKYMKEAIEYFYKKKFFIDIEGECKHLSDYYYEQKKYKSAHYYLSLELDTIKKIYKEPRV, encoded by the coding sequence TTGCATATAGGTAATAGATTGAAGAAAATCCGTAAATTAAATCGCGTTTCTCAACTAAACCTTTGTAAAGGGATCGTCTCAACATCGCATTATAGTAACATTGAAAGTGGACGATATGTCCCCTCTACCGATATACTAGAATCAATCGCACAAAGGTTACAAGTTCCTACCAGTTATTTACTGAACGTTCATGAACATTCTCCTGAATTGGACAAACTGCTAGCAGAGTACGAGGAACTAATCGAAAGCGACTTAAAAGAAGCTAAGGCTTTTGTAGAAAAACAGAAAAAGAAGTTCGAATACATTCCTTCAATCTATCAGGAAGCAGAGTATCTTTTACTAAAGTGTTTACATGACATTAAACTTCTTAACCTTAAAGAAGCTGAGAAGTCTTATGAGGAGATTAAGTTTTACATCCAAGAAGATGAGTTAGAGTCCTACAACCATAAACTTAAATTCAAGTATACTTATGTATCTGGCCTTCTCATATATGAAAAAAGGAATTACATTGAAAGCTATCATTACTTTAGCAAGGCCTCCATGTATACAGAAGATGAAGGGAAACGAGTAAAGATTATATTTAATTTAGGTCTTATTTGTTATTACCTTTACAACCTGACAAAAGCTTTAGAATACGTACAATCTGCACGGACTATGTATCTCGAACATCATAAGTGGAGAGAAACTGTAGAATGTTATATTTTACAGGGAATGATTCTAAACGAAATGCAAAATTACGAAGAAGCTGAGAAGGTCCTTCAAAGAGGCTTTAACCTTGCAGAGGAAAAGAAACTTGATGCAAATAAAGCTAAAATATTGCATAACTTAGGAAACACTTGTGCTAATAATTGTGAATTTGAAAAAAGCCTAAATTACTATAAATCTAGTATCAAAATAAAGAAAACCTCAGATCCCAATAACATTTTCGTTACATACTATACTTTAGCAAAAGTCTATTTTAATATGAGTGACTTTCACAGTCTAAAAAAATTATTATTAGAAGTAAAAGAAATAAGCACAGACGAATTTGAGTTATACCGAATTAAATTAATAGAAGCAAAAATGGAGTATTTATTATTAAATTATGATGTATATGAAAAGTATATGAAAGAGGCAATTGAATACTTTTATAAAAAGAAATTTTTCATTGATATCGAGGGTGAGTGTAAGCATTTAAGTGATTATTATTATGAACAAAAGAAATATAAATCCGCTCACTATTATTTAAGTTTAGAACTAGATACTATAAAAAAAATTTATAAGGAGCCAAGAGTATGA
- a CDS encoding flavin reductase family protein: MHSVDPNSLNKKKNYGLLTATVAPRPVAFVSTMSKEEVLNAAPFSYFNVISAEPPLISISCGRRGSESKDTARNILERGEFVVHVTDESNVEAVNETAANLGPDESEVEKVGLTPVESEKIKVPGLKEAAVRFECKLEKHLTFSEGETTTDFIIGRIVQYHFADEVYKDGKVDTAALKPVGRLGGLDYTTLGDIFALDRPK; this comes from the coding sequence ATGCATTCTGTTGATCCGAATTCGTTAAATAAAAAGAAAAATTACGGTTTATTAACGGCAACAGTTGCACCGAGACCGGTAGCATTTGTAAGTACGATGTCAAAAGAAGAGGTGTTAAATGCGGCACCGTTCAGCTATTTTAATGTCATTTCAGCGGAGCCTCCGTTGATATCGATCTCTTGCGGTCGGCGTGGGAGTGAATCGAAGGATACGGCAAGAAATATTTTGGAGCGTGGAGAATTTGTTGTTCATGTAACAGACGAATCAAATGTTGAGGCAGTAAATGAAACGGCTGCCAATTTAGGCCCGGATGAAAGTGAAGTAGAAAAGGTCGGGCTAACTCCCGTTGAAAGTGAAAAAATTAAGGTTCCAGGATTAAAAGAAGCGGCAGTCCGCTTTGAGTGTAAACTGGAAAAACATTTAACTTTTAGTGAAGGAGAAACGACGACAGATTTTATCATTGGGAGAATTGTACAATATCATTTTGCAGATGAAGTGTATAAAGATGGTAAGGTCGACACGGCTGCCTTAAAACCAGTCGGACGACTCGGCGGGCTGGATTATACAACATTAGGAGATATTTTTGCATTAGATCGACCCAAGTAA